The following proteins come from a genomic window of Acetivibrio cellulolyticus CD2:
- the fusA gene encoding elongation factor G codes for MPRQFSLENTRNIGIMAHIDAGKTTTTERILFYTGKVHKIGEVHEGAATMDWMEQEQERGITITSAATTAQWKGNRINIIDTPGHVDFTVEVERSLRVLDGSVTVFCAKGGVEPQSETVWRQADRYHVPRMAYVNKMDIMGADFYNVVKMMKERLQANAVPIQLPIGKEDQFLGIIDLVTMKAEYYMDDLGKVIEEREIPDDMKELAAEYRNILIEAVAEQEEELMVKYLDGEELTLEEIKKGIRKATISVSMIPVICGSSYKNKGVQNLLDAVIDYMPSPLDIPAIKGVADDGETEIERKSDDDAPFAALAFKIMTDPFVGKLCFFRVYSGKISSGSYVLNATKGKRERIGRILQMHANHREEIEMVYSGDIAAAVGLKDTTTGDTLCEEGSPVILESMEFPEPVISVAIEPKSKAGQDKMGFALAKLAEEDPTFRTHTDPDSGQTIIEGMGELHLEIIVDRMMREFKVEANVGNPQVAYKETIRKTIKSEGKFVRQSGGRGQYGHCWIEMEPREPGAGYEFVNKIVGGVVPKEYIGPIDAGIQEAMNTGVLGGYPVVDIKCTLYDGSYHEVDSSEMAFKIAGSMAFKDGMRKADPVLLEPIMKVSVTVPEEYMGDVMGDLNSRRGRIEGMEARNGAQVINCNVPLSEMFGYATTLRSRTQGRGVFTMQISHFEEVPRNIQESVISGRVGK; via the coding sequence ATGCCCAGGCAATTTAGTTTAGAAAATACCAGAAATATTGGAATTATGGCTCACATAGATGCAGGTAAAACAACTACTACTGAGCGTATTCTATTCTATACCGGTAAAGTTCATAAGATAGGTGAAGTTCATGAAGGTGCTGCAACTATGGACTGGATGGAGCAGGAGCAGGAAAGAGGTATAACAATTACTTCTGCCGCTACTACTGCTCAATGGAAAGGAAATAGAATAAATATTATAGATACGCCGGGGCACGTTGACTTTACAGTTGAAGTTGAGAGATCACTTCGTGTTCTTGACGGATCTGTTACTGTATTTTGTGCTAAAGGCGGAGTTGAGCCACAATCAGAGACAGTATGGAGGCAGGCTGACAGATATCATGTTCCTCGTATGGCATATGTCAATAAGATGGACATAATGGGAGCCGACTTCTATAATGTTGTAAAGATGATGAAGGAAAGACTTCAGGCAAATGCTGTTCCTATTCAACTGCCAATAGGTAAGGAAGATCAATTCTTAGGAATTATTGACCTTGTAACTATGAAAGCAGAATATTACATGGATGACCTCGGAAAAGTAATTGAAGAAAGAGAGATTCCAGATGATATGAAGGAATTAGCTGCTGAATATAGGAATATTCTTATTGAGGCTGTTGCTGAGCAAGAAGAAGAACTTATGGTGAAATACCTTGATGGCGAAGAGCTTACTTTAGAGGAAATCAAAAAAGGTATCAGAAAAGCTACAATTAGTGTTAGCATGATACCAGTTATATGTGGTTCTTCATACAAAAACAAGGGAGTTCAGAATCTACTTGATGCAGTTATAGACTACATGCCATCACCGCTTGATATACCTGCTATAAAAGGTGTAGCTGATGATGGAGAAACTGAAATTGAAAGAAAGTCTGATGACGATGCTCCATTTGCTGCATTGGCATTTAAGATAATGACTGACCCTTTTGTAGGAAAACTTTGCTTCTTTAGAGTATATTCAGGTAAAATATCCTCTGGTTCATATGTTTTAAATGCAACTAAAGGTAAAAGGGAAAGAATAGGTAGAATTCTTCAGATGCACGCAAACCACAGAGAAGAAATTGAAATGGTATACTCTGGGGATATAGCTGCAGCTGTTGGTCTCAAGGATACTACTACAGGTGATACTTTGTGTGAAGAAGGAAGCCCTGTTATATTAGAATCCATGGAGTTCCCAGAACCTGTTATATCAGTTGCTATTGAACCGAAGTCAAAAGCTGGACAGGATAAGATGGGATTCGCTCTTGCAAAACTTGCAGAAGAGGATCCGACTTTCAGAACGCATACAGATCCAGATAGCGGACAAACTATAATCGAAGGTATGGGTGAATTGCATCTTGAAATCATCGTTGACCGTATGATGAGAGAATTCAAAGTTGAAGCTAACGTTGGTAATCCACAGGTTGCATACAAAGAGACTATCAGAAAGACTATCAAGTCTGAAGGTAAGTTTGTCAGACAGTCAGGTGGTAGAGGACAGTATGGTCACTGTTGGATCGAAATGGAGCCAAGAGAGCCAGGAGCAGGTTATGAGTTTGTTAACAAAATCGTTGGTGGTGTTGTTCCAAAGGAATATATAGGACCAATCGATGCTGGTATTCAGGAAGCAATGAATACTGGTGTATTAGGCGGCTATCCTGTTGTGGATATCAAGTGTACTCTTTATGACGGTTCATACCATGAAGTTGACTCTTCAGAAATGGCGTTTAAGATAGCTGGTTCCATGGCGTTTAAGGATGGTATGAGGAAGGCAGATCCTGTTCTTCTTGAGCCTATAATGAAGGTTAGTGTTACAGTTCCTGAAGAATACATGGGTGACGTAATGGGAGATTTGAACTCAAGAAGAGGAAGAATCGAAGGTATGGAAGCCCGCAATGGAGCACAGGTTATAAATTGTAATGTTCCA
- the rpsG gene encoding 30S ribosomal protein S7, translated as MPRKGYIAKRDVLPDPIYNDKVVTKLVNNIMEDGKKGVAQKICYEAFDIIKEKTGKDPLEVFEQALNNIMPVLEVKARRVGGATYQVPMEVRPERRQALGLRWLVNYSRQRGERTMRERLAGEILDATNNLGGAYKKKEDTHKMAEANKAFAHYRW; from the coding sequence GTGCCAAGAAAAGGATATATAGCAAAAAGGGATGTATTACCGGATCCGATTTATAATGATAAGGTTGTTACAAAACTTGTTAATAATATAATGGAAGACGGTAAGAAAGGTGTTGCTCAAAAGATTTGTTATGAAGCTTTTGACATCATCAAAGAAAAAACTGGTAAAGATCCGCTTGAAGTTTTTGAACAAGCTTTAAACAATATTATGCCAGTTCTTGAAGTAAAAGCAAGAAGAGTAGGTGGTGCTACTTATCAGGTTCCTATGGAAGTTAGACCTGAAAGAAGGCAAGCATTAGGCTTAAGATGGTTAGTTAATTATTCAAGACAAAGAGGCGAGAGAACTATGAGAGAAAGACTCGCTGGTGAAATACTTGATGCAACTAACAACTTGGGTGGAGCTTACAAGAAGAAAGAAGATACACATAAGATGGCCGAAGCTAATAAGGCTTTTGCACATTACAGATGGTAA
- the rpsL gene encoding 30S ribosomal protein S12: MPTFNQLVRKGRQTLDKKSTAPALQKGFNSLQKKTTDLSSPQKRGVCTVVKTTTPKKPNSALRKVARVRLTNGIEVTAYIPGIGHNLQEHSVVLIRGGRVKDLPGVRYHIIRGTLDTAGVAKRMQSRSKYGAKRPKPGAAAKK, translated from the coding sequence ATGCCAACGTTTAACCAGTTAGTTAGAAAAGGGAGACAAACCCTTGATAAGAAATCAACTGCTCCTGCTTTGCAAAAAGGATTCAATTCTTTGCAGAAGAAGACTACAGATTTGAGTAGTCCACAAAAAAGAGGAGTTTGTACTGTAGTTAAAACAACAACACCTAAGAAACCTAACTCAGCTTTAAGAAAGGTTGCAAGGGTTCGTTTAACTAACGGTATTGAAGTAACAGCTTATATTCCTGGTATAGGCCACAATCTTCAGGAACACAGTGTTGTTCTTATAAGAGGAGGAAGGGTAAAAGACTTACCAGGGGTTAGGTATCATATTATTCGTGGAACACTCGATACTGCCGGAGTTGCAAAGAGAATGCAATCAAGGTCAAAATATGGTGCTAAGAGGCCAAAGCCTGGAGCTGCAGCTAAAAAGTAA
- a CDS encoding ribosomal L7Ae/L30e/S12e/Gadd45 family protein: MIESLRDGNITVGVKQTIKTIEKGAAKVVFIARDADERVVGKVIELCKKDNVQVVYVDTMKLLGKACNIDVGAAVACTLK, encoded by the coding sequence GTGATTGAAAGCTTAAGGGACGGAAATATAACAGTTGGAGTAAAGCAGACCATAAAGACAATTGAAAAAGGTGCAGCCAAGGTGGTTTTTATTGCCCGAGATGCAGATGAGCGTGTTGTTGGCAAAGTAATAGAGTTGTGTAAAAAAGACAATGTACAGGTTGTGTATGTTGACACAATGAAACTGCTTGGTAAAGCCTGTAACATAGATGTTGGGGCTGCTGTTGCATGTACGCTTAAATGA
- the rpoC gene encoding DNA-directed RNA polymerase subunit beta' codes for MFELNNFDSMKIGLSSPEKIREWSKGEVKKPETINYRTLKPERDGLFCERIFGPQKDWECHCGKYKRIRYKGIVCDRCGVEVTRSKVRRERMGHIELAAPVSHIWYFKGIPSRMGLLLDMSPRALEKVLYFASYVVIDPGQTPLSKKQILSEKEYRDSVEKFGHKFKAGMGAEAIKELLAEIDLEAQSKELRADLNDSSGQKRIRTIKRLEVVEAFKQSTNKPEWMILDVVPVIPPELRPMVQLDGGRFATSDLNDLYRRVINRNNRLKRLLDLGAPDIIVRNEKRMLQEAVDALIDNGRRGRPVTGPGNRPLKSLSDMLKGKQGRFRQNLLGKRVDYSGRSVIVVGPELKIYQCGLPKEMALELFKPFVMKKLVNDGLAHNIKSAKRMVERVKNEVWDVLEEVIKEHPVLLNRAPTLHRLGIQAFEPVLVEGRALKLHPLVCTAYNADFDGDQMAVHVPLSAEAQAEARFLMLSANNLLKPQDGKPVAVPTQDMVLGSYYMTIVKEGSKGEGKVFGSLDEAVMAYENGDITLHSLVKIRVKKVIDGVEKSKIIQCTIGRMLFNEGIPQDLGFVDRSNPDKAFDLEIDFIVGKSELKKIIEKSIRVHGITDTAKLLDVIKAKGFKYSTRGAITIGVSDMVVPEVKAKHIKETEDKIENILRQYKRGLISDEERYNSVIACWNEASEIITQALISNLDRFNPVYMMSQSGARGNINQIKQLAGMRGLMADTSGKTIEVPIKANFREGLNVMEFFISTHGARKGLADTALRTADSGYLTRRLVDVSQDVIVREIDCGTRKGIEVGDVKDGNEIIEELAERLVGRYPAGNIVHPETGEVLVTADKMITEKDASMIVKSGMKRVKIRSVLTCHSEYGVCAKCYGANLATGEECNVGEAVGIIAAQSIGEPGTQLTMRTFHTGGVAGDDITQGLPRVEELFEARKPKGLAIISELNGTVKIVESKKKREVVVTSNEGEAKNYLIPYGSRIKVLDGDLVEAGDELTEGSVNPHDILKIKGIVGVQSYLLHEVQRVYRLQGVDINDKHIEVIVRQMLRKVKVDDAGDTTLLPGGLVDVFDFEEENAKVTAEGKRPAVGKRSLLGITKASLATESFLSAASFQETTRVLTEAAIKGKIDPLVGLKENVIIGKLIPAGTGMSRYKDISISTVTE; via the coding sequence GTGTTTGAACTTAATAATTTTGATTCAATGAAAATTGGTTTGTCTTCTCCGGAGAAGATTAGGGAATGGTCCAAAGGTGAAGTAAAAAAGCCTGAGACAATAAACTACAGGACCTTAAAACCGGAAAGAGATGGTCTTTTTTGCGAGAGAATATTTGGTCCACAGAAAGACTGGGAATGTCATTGTGGTAAATATAAGAGGATAAGATACAAGGGAATCGTGTGTGACCGATGCGGAGTTGAAGTAACTCGTTCAAAGGTTAGAAGAGAGAGAATGGGGCATATTGAACTTGCTGCTCCAGTGTCTCATATATGGTACTTTAAGGGAATACCTAGCAGAATGGGTTTATTACTTGATATGTCACCAAGAGCTCTTGAAAAGGTATTGTATTTTGCCTCCTATGTTGTAATTGATCCTGGACAGACACCGCTTTCCAAGAAGCAAATATTGTCTGAGAAAGAATATAGAGACAGTGTTGAAAAGTTTGGGCATAAGTTTAAGGCAGGAATGGGAGCAGAGGCAATTAAAGAACTCCTTGCTGAAATTGATCTGGAAGCACAGTCAAAAGAATTGAGAGCAGATCTTAATGATAGTTCAGGGCAAAAGAGAATTAGAACTATTAAGAGATTGGAAGTTGTAGAAGCTTTTAAACAGTCGACTAACAAGCCAGAGTGGATGATACTGGACGTAGTTCCTGTAATTCCGCCGGAATTAAGACCTATGGTTCAGTTGGATGGTGGCAGGTTTGCAACATCAGACTTAAATGATTTGTATAGAAGAGTGATTAACAGAAATAACAGGCTTAAGAGACTCTTAGACCTTGGGGCTCCTGATATCATCGTAAGAAATGAAAAGAGAATGCTTCAAGAGGCTGTAGATGCGCTTATTGATAACGGAAGAAGAGGCAGACCGGTAACAGGTCCTGGAAACAGACCATTGAAATCACTTTCAGATATGCTGAAAGGTAAACAAGGGCGTTTCAGACAAAACCTTCTTGGAAAACGTGTTGACTATTCCGGACGTTCGGTTATCGTTGTAGGTCCTGAGCTTAAGATATACCAATGTGGACTACCGAAAGAAATGGCTTTGGAATTGTTTAAACCGTTTGTTATGAAAAAGCTTGTAAATGATGGGCTTGCACATAATATTAAAAGTGCAAAGAGAATGGTTGAGAGGGTAAAAAATGAAGTTTGGGACGTATTGGAGGAAGTTATCAAAGAACATCCTGTACTTCTAAACCGTGCTCCAACACTTCACAGACTTGGGATTCAGGCATTTGAACCGGTATTGGTAGAAGGTAGAGCGTTAAAACTTCATCCATTGGTTTGTACAGCGTATAATGCCGACTTCGACGGAGACCAGATGGCTGTGCACGTACCTCTATCTGCTGAAGCACAAGCTGAAGCAAGGTTCTTGATGCTTTCAGCCAACAACCTTTTAAAACCTCAGGATGGAAAACCGGTTGCGGTTCCAACTCAGGACATGGTTCTTGGAAGCTACTATATGACTATAGTCAAAGAAGGCTCAAAAGGCGAAGGTAAAGTTTTCGGAAGTCTGGATGAAGCTGTTATGGCTTATGAAAATGGAGATATAACACTTCATTCCCTTGTAAAAATAAGAGTGAAAAAAGTTATTGATGGAGTAGAAAAGTCAAAAATTATTCAATGTACGATAGGAAGAATGCTCTTTAACGAGGGCATACCGCAGGATCTTGGTTTTGTAGACAGATCAAATCCTGATAAAGCTTTCGACCTTGAAATAGACTTTATTGTCGGAAAAAGTGAACTTAAGAAAATAATTGAAAAGAGCATCAGGGTTCATGGAATTACTGATACCGCAAAGCTTCTTGATGTAATTAAGGCGAAGGGTTTCAAATATTCAACCAGAGGTGCAATTACAATAGGTGTATCTGATATGGTTGTCCCTGAAGTTAAAGCAAAACATATAAAAGAAACTGAAGATAAGATAGAAAACATATTAAGACAATATAAGAGAGGTCTTATATCTGACGAAGAAAGATATAACTCAGTTATAGCCTGCTGGAATGAAGCTTCAGAAATCATTACACAGGCCCTTATTAGCAACCTTGACAGATTTAATCCTGTGTACATGATGTCACAGTCAGGAGCGAGAGGTAACATTAACCAGATTAAACAGCTGGCAGGTATGAGAGGTCTTATGGCCGATACCTCCGGTAAAACAATCGAGGTTCCAATCAAGGCTAACTTCCGTGAGGGTCTTAACGTTATGGAGTTCTTCATATCAACCCACGGAGCTAGAAAAGGTCTTGCCGATACCGCTTTAAGAACGGCTGACTCTGGTTACTTGACTAGACGTCTTGTTGACGTTAGTCAGGATGTTATAGTAAGGGAAATTGACTGTGGAACAAGAAAAGGCATCGAAGTTGGGGATGTCAAGGATGGTAACGAAATAATAGAAGAACTTGCAGAAAGACTTGTAGGAAGATATCCAGCAGGAAACATTGTTCATCCTGAAACTGGTGAAGTATTGGTTACTGCTGATAAAATGATCACTGAAAAAGATGCCAGCATGATTGTAAAAAGCGGCATGAAGAGAGTAAAGATAAGATCGGTACTGACATGCCATTCCGAATATGGTGTGTGTGCTAAATGCTACGGTGCAAACCTTGCAACAGGCGAAGAATGTAACGTGGGTGAAGCAGTTGGTATTATAGCAGCTCAGTCTATAGGTGAACCTGGAACACAGCTTACAATGAGAACCTTCCACACCGGTGGTGTTGCCGGTGATGACATAACACAAGGTTTGCCTCGTGTTGAGGAACTTTTTGAAGCAAGAAAACCAAAAGGATTGGCAATAATATCTGAATTAAACGGTACTGTTAAGATAGTGGAATCAAAAAAGAAGAGAGAAGTTGTTGTTACATCCAATGAAGGTGAGGCAAAGAATTACTTGATTCCATATGGTTCCAGAATAAAAGTATTGGATGGGGATCTTGTTGAAGCTGGAGATGAGTTGACAGAAGGTTCTGTAAACCCGCACGATATCCTCAAGATTAAAGGTATAGTTGGAGTTCAGTCATATCTTCTCCATGAAGTTCAGAGAGTTTACAGACTCCAGGGTGTTGATATCAACGATAAGCATATAGAAGTTATCGTAAGACAGATGTTAAGAAAAGTTAAGGTAGATGATGCAGGTGATACAACACTTCTGCCTGGCGGACTTGTGGATGTGTTCGACTTTGAAGAAGAGAACGCTAAGGTGACGGCAGAAGGCAAGAGACCAGCAGTTGGTAAACGTTCGCTGCTTGGAATCACCAAGGCATCACTTGCTACCGAGTCATTCCTGTCAGCGGCTTCATTCCAGGAAACAACCAGAGTATTGACCGAAGCTGCAATAAAAGGAAAGATAGATCCATTGGTTGGATTAAAAGAAAACGTAATAATTGGTAAGCTTATACCTGCAGGAACTGGTATGAGTAGGTATAAGGATATAAGCATAAGTACTGTAACTGAATAA
- the rpoB gene encoding DNA-directed RNA polymerase subunit beta, whose protein sequence is MVHPVRLGRNVRMSYSKIDEVIDMPNLIEIQRNSYIQFLDDGLREVFRDVSPITDYTGNLILDFVDYSIDDNPKYSVEECKERDATYSAPLKVKVRLINKETGEVKEQEIFMGDFPLMTDNGTFIINGAERVIVSQLVRSPGIYYAMKFDKIGKQLYSNTVIPNRGAWLEYETDSNDVMSVRIDRTRKLPITVLLRALGYGTDLEITELLGEDERIIATIQKDSAKTEDEGLLEIYKRLRPGEPPTVESARSLLFGLFFDPKRYDLAKFGRFKFNKKLSIASRINGFLAAENIIDPETGEVIVAEGEKISRQKAEVIQNAGVNAVYLNIEGKKLKVMGNGMVDLKSYVDFDPKEIGFNEKVKLSVLKTVLEENKDKDTEELKKAIKEKVDELIPKYITVEDIISSINYIITLSYGVGQVDDIDHLGNRRLRSVGELLQNQFRIGLARMERVVRERMTIQDIDIVTPQALINIRPVAAAIKEFFGSSQLSQFMDQTNPLAELTHKRRLSALGPGGLSRERAGFEVRDVHHSHYGRMCPIETPEGPNIGLIGSLSTFARVNEYGFIEAPYRRVDKETLKVTNEIVYLTADEEDAFIVAQANEPLDEEGKFLDKKVVCRAREEFLEVEPSKVDFMDVSPKQIVSVATSMIPFLENDDANRALMGANMQRQAVPLIRTDSPIVGTGIEYKAAKDSGVCVLAKNPGIIEKVSASEIVIRTKEGKRDIYKLLKYLRSNQGTCINQKPIVRKGEEVEKGDVIADGPSTDKGEIGLGRNILIGFMTWEGYNYEDAILISEKLVKEDVFTSIHIEEYEAESRDTKLGPEEITREIPNVSEDSLKDLDDRGIIRVGAEVRSGDILVGKVTPKGETELTAEERLLRAIFGEKAREVRDTSLRVPHGESGIIVDVKVFTRENGDELSPGVNQLVRVYIAQKRKISVGDKMAGRHGNKGVISRILPEEDMPFLPDGTPLQIVLNPLGVPSRMNIGQVLEVHLGFAAKALGWKIATPVFDGATEEDIVETLKKAGLSEDGKTVLYDGRTGLPFENRVTVGYMYILKLAHLVDDKIHARSTGPYSLVTQQPLGGKAQFGGQRFGEMEVWALEAYGAAYTLQEILTVKSDDVVGRVKTYEAIVKGENVPEPGIPESFKVLIKELQSLCLDVKVYSEEQEEIAIKESVEDDLEELNVNIEGREDEIPMGEFDDVTEDIIDEDLDSDEFELSDLADDIKHEENLDESSLDEDLFMDDDLDDGFDDDGEF, encoded by the coding sequence ATGGTACATCCCGTGCGACTGGGAAGAAACGTAAGAATGAGTTATTCCAAGATTGACGAAGTCATTGATATGCCGAATCTTATTGAAATCCAGAGAAATTCATACATTCAATTTCTTGATGATGGATTAAGAGAAGTGTTTAGAGATGTTTCGCCTATTACTGACTATACCGGAAATTTGATTTTAGATTTTGTTGACTACTCCATTGACGACAATCCAAAATACAGTGTCGAAGAGTGCAAGGAAAGGGATGCAACTTACTCTGCTCCATTAAAGGTAAAAGTGCGTCTGATTAACAAGGAAACCGGAGAAGTCAAAGAGCAGGAAATATTTATGGGAGATTTCCCTCTTATGACTGACAACGGAACATTTATTATTAACGGAGCTGAGAGGGTTATAGTAAGCCAGTTGGTAAGGTCACCTGGAATTTACTATGCTATGAAATTTGATAAAATAGGAAAGCAGTTGTATTCTAACACAGTCATTCCTAACAGGGGAGCATGGCTTGAGTATGAAACGGACTCAAATGATGTTATGTCTGTAAGAATTGATAGAACAAGAAAGCTTCCTATAACAGTTTTGCTTAGAGCTTTAGGATATGGTACTGACCTGGAAATTACAGAACTTCTTGGTGAGGACGAAAGAATTATTGCAACTATCCAAAAAGACAGTGCAAAAACAGAAGATGAAGGTTTATTGGAAATCTACAAAAGATTGAGACCAGGTGAACCTCCAACTGTTGAAAGCGCACGTTCCCTTTTGTTTGGATTGTTCTTTGACCCTAAAAGATATGATCTTGCAAAGTTTGGAAGATTTAAGTTTAATAAGAAGCTTTCCATTGCTTCTAGAATCAATGGATTTTTGGCTGCTGAAAATATTATTGATCCTGAAACAGGTGAAGTAATAGTAGCTGAAGGTGAAAAAATAAGTAGACAAAAAGCAGAAGTTATCCAGAATGCAGGTGTTAATGCTGTTTACCTGAATATTGAAGGTAAGAAATTAAAGGTTATGGGTAACGGAATGGTTGACCTAAAGAGCTACGTTGATTTTGATCCTAAGGAAATCGGATTCAACGAAAAGGTCAAATTAAGTGTACTTAAAACAGTTCTTGAAGAGAACAAGGATAAAGATACTGAAGAATTGAAAAAGGCAATTAAGGAAAAGGTTGACGAGTTAATTCCAAAGTACATTACTGTTGAAGATATTATATCTTCAATAAACTATATAATTACATTAAGTTATGGAGTCGGACAGGTTGACGATATAGACCATCTAGGCAACAGAAGACTTCGTTCTGTTGGAGAACTCTTACAGAATCAGTTCAGAATAGGTCTTGCAAGAATGGAGAGGGTAGTTAGGGAAAGAATGACTATCCAGGACATTGATATTGTAACTCCTCAGGCTCTTATAAATATTAGGCCTGTTGCTGCAGCTATCAAAGAGTTTTTTGGAAGCAGCCAGTTGTCACAATTTATGGATCAGACCAATCCTCTTGCGGAACTGACTCATAAGAGAAGATTGAGTGCCTTAGGACCTGGAGGACTTAGCAGAGAAAGAGCAGGATTCGAAGTTCGTGACGTTCACCACTCTCACTATGGTCGTATGTGTCCTATAGAAACCCCTGAAGGACCGAACATAGGTCTTATAGGTTCGTTAAGTACATTTGCCAGGGTTAATGAGTACGGATTTATTGAGGCTCCATATAGAAGGGTAGATAAGGAAACATTAAAGGTTACTAATGAAATAGTATACCTGACAGCTGACGAAGAGGATGCGTTTATTGTAGCTCAGGCAAATGAGCCTCTTGATGAAGAAGGAAAATTCCTTGATAAGAAAGTAGTATGTAGAGCAAGAGAAGAATTCCTTGAGGTTGAACCATCAAAAGTTGACTTTATGGACGTATCTCCAAAGCAGATAGTTTCTGTTGCTACATCTATGATCCCGTTCCTTGAAAATGACGATGCTAACCGTGCGCTTATGGGTGCGAACATGCAGCGTCAGGCTGTGCCGCTTATAAGGACAGATTCTCCTATAGTAGGAACCGGAATAGAGTATAAAGCAGCAAAAGATTCAGGAGTTTGTGTACTGGCAAAGAACCCCGGTATAATTGAAAAGGTAAGCGCCAGTGAAATAGTTATAAGGACTAAAGAAGGCAAAAGAGATATTTACAAGCTATTAAAGTATTTGAGATCAAATCAGGGTACTTGTATTAATCAGAAGCCTATTGTAAGAAAAGGTGAAGAAGTAGAAAAAGGTGATGTAATCGCTGACGGTCCTTCAACAGATAAGGGAGAAATTGGATTAGGAAGAAATATTCTGATCGGGTTTATGACCTGGGAAGGATATAACTACGAGGATGCTATACTAATTAGTGAAAAACTTGTTAAAGAAGATGTATTTACATCAATTCACATTGAAGAGTATGAAGCAGAATCAAGGGATACAAAATTAGGACCTGAAGAAATAACCAGAGAAATTCCAAACGTTAGTGAAGACTCACTGAAAGATTTGGATGACAGAGGTATTATAAGAGTTGGAGCTGAGGTAAGGTCAGGAGATATTCTTGTCGGAAAAGTAACACCAAAGGGTGAAACTGAGTTAACGGCAGAGGAAAGACTCTTGAGAGCTATCTTTGGTGAAAAGGCAAGAGAAGTTAGAGATACTTCATTGCGTGTACCTCATGGTGAATCTGGTATTATTGTTGATGTTAAAGTATTTACAAGGGAAAATGGAGATGAACTCTCACCTGGAGTAAATCAACTTGTTAGAGTATATATTGCACAAAAGAGAAAGATATCCGTTGGAGACAAGATGGCAGGAAGACACGGAAATAAGGGGGTTATCTCAAGAATACTCCCTGAAGAGGATATGCCATTCTTACCGGACGGTACACCGCTTCAAATAGTACTTAACCCTCTTGGCGTTCCTTCACGTATGAATATCGGTCAGGTGCTGGAAGTCCATCTTGGTTTTGCCGCAAAGGCACTTGGGTGGAAGATAGCTACTCCAGTTTTTGATGGTGCAACGGAAGAGGATATAGTTGAGACGCTTAAGAAAGCAGGTCTTTCAGAAGACGGTAAGACTGTTTTGTATGACGGAAGAACTGGATTGCCTTTTGAAAACAGGGTTACCGTTGGATACATGTATATATTAAAACTTGCCCATCTCGTTGATGATAAGATACATGCTCGTTCAACCGGACCATACTCCCTTGTTACGCAGCAGCCACTTGGTGGTAAAGCTCAGTTCGGAGGACAGAGATTCGGAGAAATGGAAGTTTGGGCCCTTGAAGCATATGGTGCTGCATATACACTCCAAGAAATACTTACAGTTAAGTCTGACGACGTTGTAGGTAGGGTTAAGACATATGAGGCCATTGTTAAGGGAGAGAATGTTCCTGAGCCTGGAATACCTGAATCATTCAAGGTTTTGATCAAAGAGTTACAGAGCTTATGCCTTGATGTTAAAGTTTACTCTGAAGAGCAGGAAGAAATCGCAATCAAGGAATCTGTTGAAGATGATCTCGAAGAGCTCAATGTAAACATTGAAGGCAGAGAAGATGAAATTCCTATGGGAGAATTTGATGATGTAACCGAGGACATTATTGATGAGGATTTGGATTCAGATGAGTTTGAATTATCTGATTTAGCTGATGATATAAAACATGAAGAGAATCTTGATGAAAGCAGTCTTGATGAAGATCTCTTTATGGATGATGACTTAGATGACGGTTTCGATGATGATGGTGAATTTTAA
- the rplL gene encoding 50S ribosomal protein L7/L12, whose translation MASEKVTKLIEEVKALTVLELSELVKALEEEFGVSAAAPVAVAAAPAAAAAPAEEKTEFDVILKDAGADKIKVIKVVREITGLGLKEAKDLVDGAPKTVKENVAKADADAMVAKFKEVGATVEVK comes from the coding sequence ATGGCTAGTGAAAAAGTTACAAAATTAATTGAAGAGGTAAAGGCATTAACAGTATTAGAATTATCAGAATTGGTAAAGGCTTTAGAAGAAGAATTTGGTGTATCAGCAGCAGCTCCAGTAGCAGTAGCAGCAGCTCCAGCAGCAGCAGCAGCTCCAGCTGAAGAAAAGACTGAATTCGATGTAATATTGAAGGATGCAGGCGCAGACAAGATCAAAGTTATCAAAGTTGTTAGAGAAATAACTGGTCTTGGACTTAAAGAAGCAAAAGACCTCGTTGATGGCGCTCCAAAGACAGTTAAAGAAAATGTTGCAAAAGCTGATGCTGATGCAATGGTTGCTAAATTCAAAGAAGTTGGCGCAACTGTAGAAGTTAAATAA